The following coding sequences lie in one Silvanigrella aquatica genomic window:
- a CDS encoding AAA family ATPase, translating into MSSNIHVDKEKDLAKIGNITVRLAKEYEVPAHWMGNDLASHQLRAAWLRMSDEDLPMNPRLVGKPGVGKTTLAVAVAKELKYPVYLMQGTSDTRPDDLIITPVITEGKQISYVASPLVTAMLLGGVCILDEGNRMSEKSWASLASLLDHRRYVDSVIAGVRIHAHPEFRFVTTMNDDSSVYDLPEYIQSRLNPQIFLDFADVETEARIIRYTVPYIEDNLLLILVNFLSLSHKYEETYSVRDGIQIAKYAQRLRSLDSNLTLPRALKSSVFAILGEDALKYFPTDEQLQNEQHSSARPNLRPV; encoded by the coding sequence ATGAGTTCCAATATTCATGTCGATAAAGAAAAAGATCTTGCAAAAATTGGGAATATTACTGTTCGGCTTGCTAAAGAATATGAAGTTCCCGCACATTGGATGGGAAATGATCTCGCATCACATCAATTAAGAGCCGCTTGGCTTCGCATGAGTGATGAAGATCTTCCCATGAATCCCAGATTGGTGGGAAAACCGGGAGTGGGAAAAACCACACTTGCCGTAGCCGTAGCCAAAGAATTAAAATACCCTGTTTACTTAATGCAAGGTACAAGTGATACACGCCCCGACGACCTTATCATCACGCCCGTCATCACGGAAGGAAAACAAATTTCCTATGTGGCCAGCCCTCTCGTTACAGCAATGCTTTTAGGGGGAGTTTGTATTCTCGACGAAGGTAACAGAATGTCAGAAAAGAGTTGGGCGAGTTTGGCTTCGCTTCTCGATCACCGCCGTTACGTTGACTCCGTAATTGCAGGCGTACGCATTCACGCCCATCCTGAATTTCGTTTTGTAACAACAATGAATGATGACTCCAGTGTTTATGATCTCCCCGAATATATTCAAAGCAGATTAAATCCACAAATATTTTTGGATTTTGCCGATGTTGAAACAGAGGCGCGTATCATTCGCTACACTGTGCCCTATATAGAAGATAATTTACTTTTAATTCTTGTGAATTTCTTATCATTATCACATAAATATGAAGAAACTTATTCTGTAAGAGATGGCATTCAAATTGCAAAATACGCGCAAAGATTAAGATCTTTGGACAGCAATCTCACTCTTCCAAGAGCGTTAAAATCAAGTGTTTTTGCTATACTAGGCGAGGATGCCCTGAAATATTTTCCAACTGATGAGCAATTGCAAAACGAACAACACTCTTCAGCAAGACCCAATTTAAGACCCGTTTAA
- a CDS encoding glucose-6-phosphate isomerase produces the protein MSQEKRLVLDWTKVHDVFPIEKHLSQETNHLLAAKKALISGKGKSPEFTGWVDYVKEESPIQLNAIKQTVETICSHSDAVVVVGIGGSLLGTKAVYEALTHSYALINQETFHRRPVLFWAGHHIALDELAELLDALDSYTPSLIVVSKSGGTTEPALAFRVLKQYLDDRFGADEAAHRIFAITDPSDGTLLKIAKENNYPYFPIPKNVGGRYSIFTPVGLLPLAIAGINVTEFVTGAQQAFEDCTSDKNHSLETNPALCYAGIRNILYANKFKIESLCTWTPKARGIAEWWKQLFGESDGKENTGLFPTSANFTTDLHSLGQYFQDGERHIFATHIRIIDEYSLLKGSLKRKIKIPHSTLNDGFDFLTGHDLSYVQNEAQQGTFLAHSDGKVPTLIWEVPELNAWWLGYWMYVNMLACGIGGYARGINPFDQPGVEDYKNNMFALMGKPGYADKAAQIRGRLNTGNRLRSLGLTSK, from the coding sequence ATGTCTCAAGAAAAACGCCTCGTATTAGACTGGACCAAAGTTCATGACGTATTTCCTATTGAAAAACACCTTTCTCAAGAAACAAATCATCTTTTAGCAGCTAAAAAAGCTTTAATTTCAGGAAAGGGAAAAAGCCCTGAATTCACTGGCTGGGTAGATTATGTAAAAGAAGAAAGCCCTATCCAGTTAAATGCGATTAAACAAACCGTGGAAACCATATGCAGCCACTCCGATGCCGTTGTTGTTGTTGGCATAGGCGGAAGCCTTCTCGGAACAAAAGCCGTGTATGAGGCCTTAACACATTCGTATGCCTTGATAAATCAAGAGACATTTCATCGCCGGCCCGTGTTATTTTGGGCGGGTCACCATATTGCCCTAGATGAGCTTGCAGAACTTCTCGATGCCCTCGACAGCTATACACCAAGCCTCATTGTTGTTTCTAAATCCGGAGGCACGACCGAACCTGCCCTCGCCTTTCGCGTTTTAAAACAATACCTTGATGACCGTTTTGGCGCCGACGAAGCGGCTCACCGTATTTTTGCTATCACAGATCCGAGTGATGGTACCTTATTAAAAATTGCAAAAGAAAATAATTATCCTTATTTCCCCATTCCAAAAAATGTAGGCGGTCGTTACTCTATTTTTACTCCCGTTGGATTGTTACCTTTAGCTATTGCTGGAATTAACGTAACTGAATTTGTTACAGGAGCTCAGCAAGCTTTTGAAGATTGCACTTCAGATAAAAATCATTCTCTCGAAACAAATCCAGCATTATGCTACGCAGGAATTCGCAATATTCTTTATGCGAATAAATTTAAAATTGAATCCCTATGCACTTGGACTCCTAAAGCACGCGGCATTGCCGAATGGTGGAAACAATTATTTGGCGAAAGCGATGGAAAAGAAAACACAGGATTATTTCCAACCAGCGCTAACTTCACAACCGATTTACATTCTTTAGGACAATACTTTCAAGATGGGGAACGCCATATTTTTGCAACACATATTCGTATTATAGATGAATATTCCTTACTCAAGGGTTCTCTCAAAAGAAAAATCAAAATTCCACATTCTACTTTAAATGATGGATTTGATTTTTTAACGGGACACGATCTTTCTTATGTACAAAATGAAGCACAGCAAGGAACTTTTTTAGCACATTCAGACGGTAAAGTACCAACTCTCATTTGGGAAGTTCCCGAATTAAATGCGTGGTGGCTTGGTTATTGGATGTATGTTAATATGTTAGCTTGTGGCATTGGCGGTTATGCGCGCGGCATTAATCCTTTTGATCAACCAGGTGTTGAGGACTACAAAAATAACATGTTTGCTCTCATGGGAAAACCCGGTTATGCTGATAAGGCTGCTCAGATTAGAGGCAGATTAAACACAGGTAATCGTTTGCGTTCCCTGGGGCTTACGAGCAAGTAA
- a CDS encoding zinc ribbon domain-containing protein yields MNPSYEIIEQLYRLDIDSGLVTQDQRAAQKELSELAKKSRLSEEIIAKTRTDMSFHEADLRRLYKKLDDLEERKAERSARLFAAKNDDDHRSLKRELDHVEREIRDTQRKADETESRIEQSKSLFHKAEGELSASTNASEGERRKAQEAENNSAGRLNEINKVRDSYLSRLDDRIAQHYIRVAKITRNPNGPICRVSERACGNCRIGLSPQILNNIARGKSIEFCPNCSHLLLPNNN; encoded by the coding sequence TTGAATCCAAGTTATGAAATTATTGAACAATTATATCGACTCGACATTGACTCGGGGCTTGTCACTCAAGACCAACGAGCGGCTCAAAAAGAACTTTCTGAATTGGCTAAAAAATCACGCTTAAGTGAAGAAATAATTGCCAAAACACGTACAGATATGTCTTTCCATGAAGCAGATCTCCGTCGTTTATATAAAAAACTTGATGATCTCGAAGAACGCAAAGCAGAGCGTTCCGCGCGCCTCTTTGCAGCTAAAAATGACGACGATCACCGCAGTTTAAAACGTGAACTCGATCACGTCGAACGCGAAATCCGCGATACGCAACGCAAGGCTGATGAAACAGAAAGTCGCATCGAGCAATCGAAATCTCTGTTTCACAAAGCAGAAGGTGAACTCTCAGCATCGACAAATGCTTCCGAAGGAGAGCGCCGCAAAGCTCAAGAAGCGGAAAATAACTCCGCTGGTCGCTTAAATGAAATCAATAAGGTTCGTGACTCTTACCTTTCTCGTTTGGACGATCGCATTGCGCAACATTATATTCGTGTTGCTAAAATTACTCGCAATCCCAACGGCCCTATTTGCCGCGTTTCCGAAAGAGCTTGTGGCAACTGCCGCATTGGGCTTTCACCGCAAATTTTAAATAATATTGCCCGCGGAAAATCTATTGAATTTTGTCCGAACTGCTCGCATTTATTATTACCAAATAATAATTAA